Proteins encoded in a region of the Vibrio sp. CB1-14 genome:
- a CDS encoding DUF2817 domain-containing protein, with translation MFAATPRELGHIHEYAERYSELSLSTLTHIEHQGFEMPIQQLSLGSSHPSAPCLILTGSIHGVERIGSQIILAFIRSLLKRRQWDSQLNDTLNKIRILTVPVVNPWGVALKTRSNHRGVDLMRNAPITASNPRYQLHAGQSISPKLPWYRGNSAKMEQELIAVSNSILKTTQSASSTIVLDLHSGFGTRDRLWFPFAHHNRPPETLHQFYLIYSQFRKSFPHYELYQFEPQWHQYTTHGDFWDWMYLRHYQQSTSPFVPLTLELGSWLWVKKNPMQLLSFSQLFHPTKPHRIKRVQRRHSTLLSYLMQVLYNELLTQVNNNDRLMLTKKAKKLWYPSY, from the coding sequence ATGTTTGCTGCAACTCCAAGAGAGCTAGGTCATATCCATGAGTATGCCGAGCGCTACTCTGAACTGTCACTCTCAACTCTAACTCACATTGAGCATCAAGGTTTTGAGATGCCAATACAGCAGCTTTCTCTTGGCTCAAGTCACCCCTCTGCACCATGCTTGATCCTCACTGGATCGATCCATGGAGTCGAGCGTATTGGTAGCCAAATCATCTTGGCGTTCATTAGAAGCCTGCTAAAGCGTCGACAATGGGACAGCCAGTTGAATGATACACTCAATAAAATTCGTATCCTCACCGTGCCCGTAGTAAATCCCTGGGGCGTCGCACTAAAAACGCGCTCCAATCATCGTGGTGTGGATCTAATGCGCAATGCGCCTATCACTGCCAGTAACCCTCGCTATCAACTGCATGCAGGTCAAAGCATTAGCCCAAAGCTGCCTTGGTATCGAGGGAACAGTGCCAAAATGGAGCAAGAGCTAATCGCCGTTTCAAACAGCATTCTAAAGACCACACAGTCAGCGTCATCAACTATAGTGCTCGATTTACATAGTGGCTTTGGAACCAGAGATCGATTGTGGTTTCCATTTGCCCACCACAACCGTCCGCCAGAAACACTGCATCAGTTCTATTTAATTTACTCACAGTTTCGCAAAAGCTTCCCGCATTACGAGCTGTATCAGTTTGAACCTCAATGGCACCAATACACTACGCATGGCGACTTTTGGGACTGGATGTACTTACGCCACTATCAACAATCGACTTCGCCGTTCGTCCCACTCACATTAGAGCTGGGGTCTTGGCTCTGGGTTAAAAAGAACCCAATGCAATTGCTGAGCTTTAGCCAATTATTTCATCCCACTAAGCCACACCGAATTAAGCGCGTACAAAGAAGACATAGCACACTTCTAAGCTATTTAATGCAAGTTTTGTATAATGAGTTGTTAACACAGGTAAATAACAATGACCGTCTGATGCTGACGAAAAAGGCAAAAAAATTATGGTACCCATCGTATTAG
- a CDS encoding alpha/beta fold hydrolase, which produces MVPIVLVRGLLREAGHWHLMVDALKRLDDELLIVTPNVPGNGCLYQQTSPMKIEQMLDPLLEQLPKQFERYHVVAISMGSMLASHWAHLDSDKVASLTLINPSFARYSPIHERFNLRAIPKLLSARLRGRDTFEKAILDVTFPDHVTNPSILAYHLALNSKHPVRFSNALRQLIAAAKFVGPNQPPSCPTQVITSKHDKLVRSRAGQAVASNWNVHHRSFYSDAHDLPADSPNELADYLYQWLKKLKL; this is translated from the coding sequence ATGGTACCCATCGTATTAGTGAGAGGTTTACTACGTGAAGCAGGCCACTGGCATTTAATGGTGGATGCATTAAAGCGCCTTGACGACGAGCTACTCATCGTAACGCCTAATGTACCGGGAAATGGCTGTTTATATCAACAGACAAGCCCAATGAAAATAGAGCAGATGCTTGACCCTTTGCTTGAGCAACTACCCAAACAGTTCGAACGCTATCACGTTGTCGCCATATCCATGGGATCCATGTTGGCTTCTCACTGGGCGCATTTAGATAGCGATAAGGTTGCCAGTTTAACACTCATCAATCCAAGCTTTGCCCGATACAGTCCAATCCATGAACGCTTTAATCTCCGAGCTATTCCAAAACTGTTGAGCGCAAGGCTTCGCGGTCGAGATACCTTTGAAAAAGCGATTCTAGATGTCACCTTTCCTGATCATGTCACAAACCCAAGTATTTTGGCCTACCACCTCGCTCTAAACAGCAAGCACCCGGTTCGTTTTAGCAATGCTCTGCGTCAGTTGATAGCGGCAGCTAAGTTTGTCGGTCCTAATCAACCTCCATCCTGTCCTACTCAGGTTATTACCAGTAAGCATGATAAGTTAGTGCGTAGCCGAGCCGGGCAAGCTGTTGCCAGTAATTGGAATGTCCACCATCGTTCATTTTATAGTGATGCTCATGATCTACCGGCCGATTCACCCAACGAACTTGCCGACTATTTGTATCAATGGCTAAAAAAATTGAAACTCTAA
- a CDS encoding LysE family translocator: MHIQNFEAFIVAITILTLTPGLDTALVIRNTTRGGFQDGAVTSLGICLGLFVHATFSALGISVVLTQSAELFLVVKAIGAAYLIWLGLSSLRSFRHGSSMAVEQSVVNKVSGKRSLREGFLSNVLNPKTAVFYLAFLPQFINPEFSPFAQSMLMATIHFVIAMLWQCGLSGMLNSAKCLLKSSKFTQWMEATTGVVLIGLGVKLLMEEPAV; this comes from the coding sequence ATGCACATTCAAAACTTCGAAGCGTTTATTGTCGCTATCACTATCCTCACATTGACTCCTGGACTGGACACTGCGTTAGTGATTCGAAACACAACACGTGGTGGTTTCCAAGATGGCGCCGTTACGAGCTTAGGGATTTGCCTAGGACTGTTTGTCCATGCGACGTTTTCTGCACTCGGCATTTCGGTTGTTTTGACTCAATCTGCAGAGCTGTTTTTAGTGGTTAAAGCAATCGGTGCGGCCTACCTGATTTGGCTAGGGCTTTCTAGTTTGCGTTCATTTAGACACGGATCGTCTATGGCCGTCGAACAATCGGTAGTGAACAAAGTCTCTGGTAAACGTTCTCTCCGTGAAGGTTTTCTATCTAATGTGCTAAACCCTAAAACCGCCGTGTTTTATCTCGCCTTTCTCCCACAATTTATTAACCCAGAATTTTCTCCATTCGCACAATCGATGTTAATGGCGACGATCCACTTTGTTATTGCTATGCTTTGGCAGTGCGGGTTGTCTGGGATGTTAAATTCGGCTAAATGTCTGCTAAAGAGTTCGAAATTTACGCAATGGATGGAGGCGACTACCGGCGTTGTCTTGATTGGGTTGGGCGTGAAACTGCTGATGGAGGAGCCTGCGGTCTAA
- a CDS encoding carboxypeptidase M32: MEYYNKLVEHYKTIANFGHLSAICGWDAAAMMPSGGNQARSEAMAQLSLHIHHLSTAPQLGEWFDRVESDSLDAMQKASLSEMQRQWRLTTVVPEDLVKAKSLAGSKCEHAWRTQRGENDWSGFCSNFEEVVNLSQQEAQIRAEQAGLTPYDAMLDIYEPGVNSAQLDELFGDLISWLPDLTQQIIEKQKSESVYTTQESYSTAQQNALGLEIMKLLNFDFEHGRLDISSHPFCGGVPQDVRITTRYDESDFVQSLMGIVHETGHARYEQGLPTAYAGLPVGEARSMGIHESQSLFFEMQLGRSDGFIHHLSPLAQKHFASNDAKVFEPSNLQNIYTRVQPGYIRVDADELTYPAHVILRYEIERDLMNGKISYKDIPELWDQKMQQYLGLSTKGNFKDGCMQDIHWTDGAFGYFPSYTLGAMYAAQFMAAMKQTVNVDEAIKSGDLNPIFTWLSDNIWSKGSSLSTEALVKQATGETLNAQHFQSHLVNRYL; encoded by the coding sequence ATGGAATACTACAATAAACTGGTTGAACACTATAAAACGATTGCTAATTTTGGCCACCTTTCGGCTATTTGTGGTTGGGATGCCGCGGCGATGATGCCCTCTGGTGGTAACCAAGCTCGCTCAGAAGCGATGGCTCAGCTGTCGTTACACATCCACCACCTATCCACCGCTCCACAGCTTGGCGAATGGTTTGATAGAGTTGAATCCGACTCCCTCGATGCAATGCAAAAGGCCAGCCTTTCTGAAATGCAACGACAGTGGCGTTTAACGACAGTAGTCCCTGAAGATCTTGTCAAAGCTAAATCACTAGCTGGCTCTAAGTGTGAGCATGCGTGGCGCACTCAGCGCGGCGAGAATGACTGGAGCGGCTTTTGTTCAAACTTCGAAGAGGTTGTGAACCTGTCTCAACAAGAAGCGCAAATTCGCGCAGAACAAGCCGGCCTAACACCTTATGATGCAATGCTCGACATCTATGAGCCTGGAGTGAACTCTGCTCAGCTCGATGAATTATTTGGCGACCTTATTTCATGGTTGCCAGATCTGACCCAACAAATCATTGAAAAGCAAAAGTCTGAATCAGTTTATACCACACAAGAAAGTTACTCGACCGCTCAGCAGAACGCACTCGGCTTAGAGATAATGAAGCTGCTGAACTTTGATTTTGAGCACGGCCGCCTTGATATCAGTTCACACCCATTCTGCGGCGGGGTACCGCAAGACGTGCGCATAACTACCAGATATGATGAGTCTGATTTTGTTCAATCTTTAATGGGTATTGTCCACGAAACAGGTCATGCTCGATATGAACAAGGCCTACCAACCGCCTACGCAGGCTTACCCGTTGGTGAAGCGCGCTCAATGGGTATTCATGAATCCCAATCGCTGTTTTTTGAAATGCAGTTAGGTCGTAGCGACGGTTTTATTCACCATCTATCGCCTTTGGCACAGAAGCATTTCGCTTCCAATGACGCTAAGGTGTTTGAACCAAGTAACCTGCAAAATATCTACACTCGAGTTCAACCGGGCTACATCCGCGTCGACGCCGATGAGCTAACCTACCCTGCTCACGTTATCCTACGCTATGAGATTGAACGTGATCTTATGAACGGTAAGATATCATACAAAGATATCCCAGAACTGTGGGATCAAAAAATGCAGCAGTACCTTGGTTTATCGACCAAAGGCAACTTCAAAGATGGCTGTATGCAAGACATTCACTGGACAGATGGCGCCTTCGGTTACTTCCCATCCTACACGCTTGGCGCTATGTATGCGGCTCAGTTTATGGCAGCAATGAAGCAAACCGTTAATGTCGATGAAGCGATTAAGAGCGGTGACCTAAACCCAATTTTTACTTGGTTAAGTGACAATATTTGGTCAAAAGGTAGTTCATTGTCGACTGAAGCTCTTGTTAAACAAGCGACGGGTGAGACGTTAAATGCACAGCACTTCCAGTCTCATTTAGTAAATCGATATTTGTAG
- a CDS encoding outer membrane beta-barrel protein — protein MRKLLIILATSCASFESHGFWSLGLNGSMTDVNGVASHGYGIHGSFHISPYLGFELGYKKLGEDHSSGVEVSYDSLSFLVQPNYRLSLFNVYANLGTHVYEGESDLQAQFVYGIGAELPISNQFTLSTEYNFYNVGATDIEALTFKANYYF, from the coding sequence TTGCGAAAACTTCTTATTATATTAGCAACGTCGTGTGCTAGTTTTGAGTCTCATGGATTTTGGAGTCTTGGTCTAAATGGTAGCATGACAGATGTAAATGGTGTCGCCAGCCACGGCTATGGTATTCATGGTAGCTTTCACATCTCCCCATACTTAGGATTTGAGCTTGGTTACAAAAAACTAGGTGAAGACCACTCCTCCGGGGTTGAGGTCTCCTATGACTCACTATCTTTTCTCGTACAGCCTAACTATCGGCTGTCTCTGTTTAATGTATATGCTAATTTGGGTACACATGTTTATGAGGGAGAGTCAGACCTTCAAGCGCAGTTTGTCTATGGTATCGGAGCAGAATTACCCATCTCAAATCAATTTACGTTGAGCACTGAATACAACTTCTATAATGTTGGTGCAACAGATATTGAAGCTTTAACTTTTAAAGCAAACTATTATTTTTAG